Proteins found in one Mucilaginibacter gracilis genomic segment:
- the ureE gene encoding urease accessory protein UreE, producing MLVKEKLGNINTIPAGNQTIDWLDLQWYETNKRIMHKRSTAGVEVVMKFMNEGQNLTQGDILYQDSETIIAINIPACETLVIKPKNMFEMASICYEIGNKHLPLFYQDEEVLVAFDAPLYRLISSSGYEVEQGERKLINPLRTSVSAHAHSSGNSETLFSKIMRLTNQSE from the coding sequence ATGCTCGTTAAAGAAAAACTCGGCAACATCAATACAATTCCCGCAGGAAACCAAACTATCGATTGGCTTGATCTGCAATGGTACGAAACCAACAAGCGCATTATGCACAAGCGCAGTACCGCAGGCGTAGAGGTGGTAATGAAGTTTATGAACGAGGGACAGAATTTAACGCAGGGCGATATTCTTTACCAGGATTCGGAAACAATAATTGCCATTAATATTCCCGCTTGCGAGACTTTGGTTATTAAACCGAAGAATATGTTCGAAATGGCTTCGATATGCTATGAAATAGGCAATAAGCATTTACCACTATTTTACCAGGACGAAGAGGTATTGGTAGCCTTTGATGCACCATTGTACAGGCTTATTTCATCATCGGGCTACGAGGTTGAGCAAGGCGAACGCAAGCTTATTAACCCTTTAAGAACATCGGTATCGGCACACGCCCATTCATCAGGCAATAGCGAAACCTTGTTCTCCAAAATTATGAGGCTCACAAATCAATCGGAATGA
- the ureC gene encoding urease subunit alpha produces the protein MSLSINRIKYANMFGPTTGDKVRLADTDLIIEIEKDYTVYGDEGKFGGGKTIRDGMAQSATKVRADNVLDFVITSVMIIDHWGIVKADIGIKNGKIVAIGKAGNPDTMDGVTPNMVIGAATEVHGGAGLIATAGGIDTHIHFICPQQIDHALFSGVTTMIGGGTGPADGTNATTVTPGAWNIEKMLQAAEAFPMNLGFFGKGNCAEIAPLEEQIEAGALGLKIHEDWGSTPAVIDASLQVADKYDVQVAIHTDTLNEAGFLEDTLNAIAGRVIHTFHTEGAGGGHAPDIIKAAMYPNILPSSTNPTRPYTVNTIDEHLDMLMVCHHLDKSVPEDVAFADSRIRPETIAAEDILHDMGVFSMMSSDSQAMGRVGEVITRTWQTADKMKKQRSFLTEDEANNNDNYRVKRYVAKYTINPAISHGISEYVGSIEAGKLADLVLWKPALFGAKPEMIIKGGMIIAAKMGDPNASIPTPQPVVYRHMFGAYGKALFKTCATFVSQLSLDKNVVQGYGLEKMLLPVKNCRNIGKKDLIHNDGTPQIDVNPENYEVKVDGEHITCAPVSVLPLAQRYFLF, from the coding sequence ATGAGCCTAAGCATTAACCGGATAAAGTATGCCAATATGTTTGGCCCAACCACAGGCGATAAAGTGCGCCTGGCCGATACCGACCTCATTATTGAAATAGAAAAAGACTATACCGTTTACGGCGACGAGGGTAAATTTGGCGGCGGCAAAACCATTAGGGATGGTATGGCGCAATCGGCCACCAAGGTACGGGCCGATAACGTGCTCGATTTTGTGATTACCAGCGTAATGATTATTGACCACTGGGGAATTGTAAAAGCCGATATTGGCATTAAAAATGGCAAAATTGTAGCGATAGGCAAAGCCGGCAACCCCGATACTATGGATGGCGTTACGCCCAACATGGTAATAGGTGCCGCTACCGAAGTACATGGCGGCGCAGGCTTAATTGCCACCGCTGGCGGTATTGATACCCACATTCACTTTATTTGCCCCCAGCAGATAGACCATGCTTTATTTAGCGGTGTAACCACCATGATAGGCGGCGGCACCGGCCCTGCCGATGGTACCAATGCCACAACGGTTACGCCCGGCGCATGGAACATTGAAAAAATGCTGCAAGCTGCCGAAGCCTTCCCCATGAACCTGGGCTTTTTTGGTAAAGGCAACTGTGCCGAAATTGCCCCCCTGGAAGAGCAAATTGAAGCCGGTGCGTTGGGCCTGAAAATACACGAAGACTGGGGCTCCACCCCTGCCGTAATTGATGCATCGCTACAGGTTGCCGATAAGTATGACGTGCAGGTTGCCATACACACCGATACCCTTAACGAAGCCGGTTTTTTAGAAGATACCCTGAACGCCATTGCAGGCCGGGTTATCCACACCTTCCATACCGAGGGTGCAGGTGGCGGCCATGCGCCCGATATTATTAAGGCGGCAATGTATCCCAATATTTTACCGTCGTCAACCAATCCTACGCGCCCATACACCGTTAACACCATTGATGAGCATTTGGATATGCTGATGGTTTGCCACCACCTGGATAAATCGGTACCCGAAGATGTGGCTTTTGCCGATTCGCGCATCAGGCCCGAAACCATTGCGGCGGAAGATATTTTGCATGATATGGGCGTGTTTAGCATGATGAGTTCAGATTCGCAAGCCATGGGCCGTGTGGGCGAAGTGATAACCCGCACCTGGCAAACTGCCGATAAAATGAAAAAACAACGCAGCTTTTTAACCGAAGACGAGGCAAACAATAACGATAACTATCGCGTAAAGCGCTATGTAGCTAAATACACCATTAACCCGGCAATATCACACGGTATTTCGGAGTATGTGGGTTCGATAGAGGCCGGTAAACTGGCCGACCTGGTGCTGTGGAAGCCTGCCCTGTTCGGCGCAAAGCCAGAAATGATAATCAAAGGCGGGATGATAATTGCCGCCAAAATGGGCGACCCGAATGCATCTATACCAACACCGCAGCCGGTAGTTTACCGCCACATGTTTGGTGCTTACGGCAAGGCTTTGTTTAAAACCTGTGCAACCTTTGTGTCGCAGCTTTCGCTGGATAAAAATGTGGTGCAGGGTTATGGTTTGGAAAAAATGCTACTGCCTGTTAAAAACTGCCGTAACATTGGTAAAAAAGATCTGATCCATAACGACGGCACACCGCAGATAGATGTTAATCCGGAAAATTACGAAGTAAAGGTTGATGGCGAACACATCACCTGCGCACCGGTTTCGGTTTTGCCATTAGCGCAACGGTACTTTTTATTTTAG
- a CDS encoding urease subunit beta, protein MPGEYILKTEPIECNVGRQTISIVVTNTGDRPVQVGSHFHFFEANKQLEMDREKAFGMRLNIAAGTAVRFEPGEEKEVTLVTFGGSRHVYGFNNLVNGDTTSAQVKAKAMEKMAALNFKHKPQ, encoded by the coding sequence ATCCCCGGAGAATACATCCTAAAAACCGAACCTATTGAATGCAATGTTGGCCGCCAAACCATTAGCATAGTGGTAACCAATACCGGCGACAGGCCGGTGCAGGTTGGTTCGCATTTCCATTTTTTTGAGGCCAATAAACAGTTGGAGATGGATAGGGAAAAGGCATTTGGTATGCGCCTTAACATTGCCGCAGGTACAGCCGTGCGTTTTGAACCCGGCGAAGAAAAGGAAGTTACCTTGGTAACTTTTGGCGGTAGCAGGCATGTTTACGGCTTTAATAATTTGGTAAATGGCGATACCACATCGGCACAGGTTAAAGCAAAAGCGATGGAAAAAATGGCGGCTTTAAATTTTAAACACAAACCACAATGA
- the ureA gene encoding urease subunit gamma, whose protein sequence is MHLTPRESEKLLLFLAGELAEKRRARGLKLNYPEAIALISSQLQEAARDGKSVAELMQFGATILTRDDVMDGIAEMIHEIQIEATFPDGTKLVTVHDPIR, encoded by the coding sequence ATGCACTTAACACCCAGGGAATCGGAAAAATTATTGTTATTTCTGGCCGGCGAATTGGCCGAAAAACGCAGGGCCCGCGGACTGAAATTGAACTATCCGGAAGCCATTGCCTTAATAAGCAGCCAGTTGCAGGAAGCGGCGCGCGACGGTAAATCGGTTGCCGAATTAATGCAGTTTGGCGCCACCATTTTAACCCGTGACGATGTGATGGATGGCATTGCCGAAATGATACACGAAATTCAGATCGAAGCAACATTTCCGGACGGGACAAAATTGGTTACCGTGCATGATCCGATAAGGTGA
- a CDS encoding XdhC family protein, translated as MRKQQAVWKLISDSLSQGAQVMLLYVLQSSGSSPGRQGFAMAVNQSGQIAGSIGGGIMEHKFVEMAKEQLKQNQQSITLRQQFHDKKAAKNQSGMICSGEQTILIYPVKAIEKPYIDALIKSIDADKNGLLKLSPKGIEFSDEAAESDFVFGMESENIWHYQEKTGYKNHLFIIGGGHCSLALSQLMSTMDFYIHIYDNRPELNTLADNDYAQEKTLVNDYSELKDVIHSGASHYVIIMTFGYRTDDAALRALLDKSFKYTGLLGSKTKIAEMFNTYIAEGLATEERLKKIHSPVGIPIKSQTPEEIAVSIAAEIIKVKNAHLN; from the coding sequence ATGAGGAAACAACAAGCAGTCTGGAAGTTAATCAGCGATAGTTTATCGCAGGGGGCACAGGTAATGTTGTTGTATGTTTTACAAAGCAGTGGCAGCAGCCCCGGCAGGCAGGGTTTTGCTATGGCGGTAAACCAAAGCGGCCAAATAGCAGGCTCAATAGGCGGCGGAATTATGGAACATAAATTTGTTGAAATGGCTAAAGAGCAATTAAAACAAAACCAGCAAAGCATAACGTTGAGGCAACAGTTTCATGATAAAAAAGCCGCCAAAAACCAAAGCGGTATGATATGCTCGGGCGAGCAAACGATATTGATATACCCGGTTAAAGCTATCGAAAAACCTTACATTGATGCTCTAATTAAAAGTATTGATGCCGATAAAAATGGTTTGCTCAAACTTTCGCCAAAAGGTATAGAGTTTAGTGACGAAGCTGCCGAAAGTGATTTTGTTTTCGGCATGGAAAGCGAAAACATTTGGCACTACCAGGAAAAAACAGGTTATAAAAACCACCTTTTTATTATTGGCGGCGGCCATTGCTCGTTAGCGTTATCGCAATTAATGAGTACGATGGATTTTTATATCCATATTTACGATAACAGGCCGGAGTTAAATACCCTGGCCGATAATGATTACGCGCAAGAAAAAACGTTGGTTAATGATTACAGCGAATTGAAGGATGTGATCCATTCGGGCGCAAGCCACTACGTAATCATCATGACGTTTGGTTACCGCACTGATGATGCCGCATTACGGGCCTTGCTGGATAAAAGCTTTAAATACACAGGCCTATTAGGCAGCAAAACCAAAATAGCCGAAATGTTTAACACTTACATTGCCGAGGGCCTGGCTACAGAAGAACGGTTAAAAAAGATACATTCGCCGGTAGGTATTCCAATAAAAAGCCAAACGCCCGAGGAGATAGCGGTTAGCATTGCAGCCGAGATTATCAAAGTAAAAAACGCGCATTTAAATTGA
- a CDS encoding xanthine dehydrogenase molybdopterin binding subunit yields the protein MKNIDSRTHTRGESVYLDDVPLIQGTLFGASFGSPIANGHITSLDLSEAEKIPGVVRILTYKDITGQNQIGGIIPDEPLLAEHHVDFCGMPVAFVVAETYEAAHAAVKKIKVEIDPLPIITDPRDAHALGQLIVPPRTHRLGDTEAAWQSCEYIFEGLAETNGQEHLYIETQGAYAIPQENNALKIYSSTQSPRATQAATCKVLGVAMHQVEVDVIRLGGGFGGKEDQANAWAALCALAAHILKKPVKYALDRMEDMAMTGKRHPYSSDFKIGLDKHFKILAYEVQFYQNAGAAADLSPAVLERTLFHCTNTYFIPNVHAVAYSCKTNLPPNTAFRGFGGPQGMFVIEAAIVKAAENLGVDASVIQQINLNKTGDEFPYGQKAVSEAHACWDKAMDRFNIESVIKETHYFNSTNKLYKKGIAMMPICFGISFTNTMMNQGRALVHVYTDGSVSVSTGAVEMGQGVNTKMLQVAAYVFGIDADKVKLQSTSTSRVANTSPSAASATADLNGKAVFMACTEIANRLKQVAADEMHIPIASITLKDNHIHVSDQKHEMTWERLIMSAFFKRVSLSEHAHYATPEIHYDKLKEKGHPFAYHVYGTAITQVTIDCLRGTYQVDAVKVVHDFGVSMNPLIDRGQIEGGIVQGIGWMTLEELIYDKEGKLKSNALSTYKVPDIYSVPKVLEIDFLETTADNLAIFRSKAVGEPPLMYGIGAYFALRNAIKAFNPDAHIPLSAPMTPEKTLMALYSKPLKPDQEKNEETTSSLEVNQR from the coding sequence ATGAAGAATATAGATAGCAGGACACATACACGCGGCGAATCGGTTTACCTTGACGATGTACCTTTAATACAGGGCACCTTGTTTGGTGCATCATTCGGTTCGCCAATAGCTAACGGGCACATTACTTCGCTCGATTTGAGCGAGGCCGAAAAAATACCCGGCGTTGTGCGCATCCTCACTTACAAAGATATTACCGGCCAAAACCAGATAGGCGGCATTATACCAGACGAACCACTATTGGCCGAACATCATGTTGATTTTTGCGGAATGCCCGTAGCATTTGTTGTTGCCGAAACTTACGAAGCTGCACATGCCGCCGTGAAAAAAATTAAGGTGGAGATAGACCCCTTACCCATTATTACCGACCCGCGCGACGCCCATGCTTTGGGGCAACTCATCGTTCCGCCGCGCACGCACCGTTTGGGCGATACCGAAGCCGCCTGGCAAAGTTGCGAATACATTTTTGAGGGCCTTGCCGAAACTAACGGGCAAGAACATTTATACATTGAAACGCAGGGCGCCTACGCCATTCCGCAGGAGAATAACGCGTTAAAAATATATTCGTCAACGCAAAGTCCGCGTGCAACGCAGGCTGCAACCTGTAAAGTTTTAGGCGTTGCCATGCACCAGGTTGAGGTGGACGTGATCCGTTTGGGCGGTGGTTTTGGAGGTAAAGAAGATCAGGCGAATGCCTGGGCTGCACTGTGTGCCTTAGCTGCACACATCCTCAAAAAACCTGTAAAATACGCGCTCGACCGTATGGAAGATATGGCCATGACGGGTAAGCGCCACCCCTACTCGTCCGATTTTAAAATTGGGCTCGATAAACATTTTAAGATACTGGCCTACGAGGTTCAGTTCTACCAAAATGCCGGTGCCGCCGCCGATTTGTCGCCCGCGGTGTTAGAGCGCACTTTGTTCCATTGTACCAACACTTATTTTATACCCAACGTACACGCCGTGGCTTACAGTTGCAAAACCAACTTACCGCCCAATACGGCGTTCCGTGGTTTTGGCGGCCCGCAGGGTATGTTTGTAATAGAAGCCGCCATAGTTAAAGCTGCCGAAAATTTAGGTGTCGATGCATCGGTTATCCAACAAATAAACCTCAATAAAACAGGCGACGAGTTCCCCTACGGGCAAAAAGCTGTGAGCGAGGCACACGCCTGTTGGGATAAAGCCATGGACCGATTTAACATCGAAAGCGTTATTAAAGAAACCCATTATTTTAACAGTACAAATAAACTCTATAAAAAAGGCATTGCCATGATGCCGATTTGCTTCGGCATATCGTTCACCAATACCATGATGAACCAGGGCCGTGCGCTGGTACACGTTTATACCGATGGCAGCGTGAGCGTAAGTACCGGCGCGGTAGAAATGGGCCAGGGCGTAAATACCAAAATGCTACAGGTTGCGGCTTATGTTTTTGGTATTGATGCCGATAAGGTAAAACTGCAATCAACCAGTACCAGCCGCGTTGCCAATACTTCACCATCTGCGGCAAGTGCAACGGCAGATTTAAACGGGAAAGCTGTTTTTATGGCATGCACCGAAATTGCCAACAGGCTAAAGCAAGTAGCTGCCGATGAAATGCACATCCCGATAGCAAGCATTACTTTAAAGGATAACCACATCCACGTAAGTGACCAAAAGCACGAAATGACCTGGGAACGGCTCATTATGTCGGCATTTTTTAAGCGGGTAAGCCTATCCGAACATGCACATTACGCCACTCCCGAAATACATTATGATAAACTAAAAGAGAAAGGCCACCCCTTTGCCTACCACGTTTACGGAACGGCTATAACGCAAGTAACTATTGATTGCCTGCGCGGAACTTACCAGGTTGACGCCGTTAAGGTAGTTCACGATTTTGGAGTGAGCATGAACCCGTTGATAGATCGCGGGCAAATTGAGGGCGGCATTGTACAAGGGATAGGTTGGATGACCTTAGAAGAATTGATTTATGACAAGGAAGGTAAACTAAAATCGAACGCGCTATCAACATACAAAGTGCCCGATATTTATTCGGTACCCAAGGTTTTGGAGATTGATTTTTTAGAAACCACTGCCGATAACCTGGCAATATTTAGATCTAAAGCGGTTGGCGAACCGCCGTTAATGTATGGTATAGGTGCTTACTTTGCGTTGCGTAATGCCATTAAGGCGTTTAACCCCGATGCGCATATCCCTTTATCGGCACCCATGACGCCCGAAAAAACGCTGATGGCGCTGTACTCAAAACCGTTGAAACCCGACCAGGAAAAGAATGAGGAAACAACAAGCAGTCTGGAAGTTAATCAGCGATAG
- a CDS encoding FAD binding domain-containing protein — protein MIKFILNNTEITTSMAPGMVLLDYIRYERNLKGTKIGCREGDCGACTVLIGGVTNGVLKYSSATSCLTALGNIHHKHIVTVEGVNFDYEPNPIQQAMCDQAGTQCGFCTPGFIVSMAGFCLSDKQPTQQNAIAAVDGNICRCTGYKSIERALEQVTELIKDKTGDTVEYVTSKNILPSYFKNIKERLQLLATQTNGEANMQSINTRFLGGGTDLYVQQHDKMVYADIDFLTRKQQLKGITKHGDKCVIGGAATVTDLITSPVILAHFPKIAEVGKLISSTPIRNIATLAGNFVNGSPIGDFSIFFLALGAVLTLSDGENKSDVALEKFYKGYKTLDKQPNQFVESFWFTLPDKNTWFTFEKVSKRTHLDIASVNSAMSLTMDGNIVTHARISAGGVYAFPLYLAKTSAFLVGKELTEELVTEATELLQTEIAPISDARGTAEYKRLLLSQLIKAHFIKLFPLLEIDKLLA, from the coding sequence TTGATTAAATTCATTCTAAATAATACAGAAATTACTACAAGCATGGCACCGGGCATGGTGCTGCTTGACTATATACGCTATGAACGAAACCTTAAAGGCACTAAAATTGGTTGCCGCGAGGGCGATTGCGGAGCCTGCACCGTTTTAATTGGCGGGGTAACAAACGGCGTGTTAAAGTATTCGTCGGCAACCTCGTGCCTAACGGCTTTAGGCAATATTCATCATAAACACATTGTAACAGTTGAGGGCGTAAATTTTGATTATGAACCTAACCCTATACAACAAGCCATGTGCGACCAGGCAGGTACGCAGTGCGGATTTTGCACGCCGGGCTTTATTGTATCAATGGCTGGTTTTTGCCTGAGCGATAAACAACCAACGCAGCAAAATGCCATCGCAGCAGTAGATGGCAATATTTGCCGCTGCACGGGATACAAATCGATAGAACGCGCACTTGAGCAGGTTACCGAGCTGATAAAAGACAAAACGGGCGATACGGTGGAATATGTAACTTCTAAAAATATACTTCCATCCTATTTTAAAAATATAAAGGAACGTTTGCAATTATTAGCTACGCAAACCAACGGTGAAGCAAATATGCAAAGTATTAACACCCGTTTCCTTGGCGGTGGTACAGATTTATATGTGCAGCAACATGATAAAATGGTTTATGCCGATATTGATTTTTTAACCCGCAAACAGCAATTAAAAGGCATTACCAAACACGGCGATAAATGTGTAATAGGTGGCGCGGCAACCGTTACCGACTTGATAACCTCGCCTGTTATATTAGCGCATTTCCCTAAAATTGCCGAAGTTGGCAAACTTATTTCGTCAACCCCAATACGTAATATAGCTACCCTTGCGGGGAATTTTGTTAATGGCTCGCCTATTGGCGATTTTTCGATATTCTTTTTGGCCCTCGGCGCGGTTTTAACTTTGAGCGATGGCGAAAACAAAAGCGATGTTGCTTTAGAGAAATTTTACAAAGGCTACAAAACCCTGGATAAACAGCCTAACCAATTTGTTGAATCTTTTTGGTTTACCTTGCCCGATAAAAACACCTGGTTTACTTTCGAAAAGGTGAGCAAGCGAACTCATTTGGATATTGCCAGCGTAAACTCGGCCATGAGTTTAACTATGGATGGTAACATCGTTACCCATGCCCGCATATCTGCCGGTGGTGTGTACGCGTTCCCATTATATCTTGCCAAAACCTCAGCATTTTTAGTTGGAAAGGAATTGACCGAAGAGTTGGTAACCGAAGCTACCGAACTTTTACAAACCGAAATAGCACCCATAAGTGATGCCCGGGGCACGGCCGAGTATAAACGTTTATTGTTGTCGCAATTAATTAAGGCGCATTTTATTAAACTATTCCCGCTGTTGGAAATTGATAAATTACTGGCTTAA
- a CDS encoding pirin family protein → MSNISLIIEERPRNIGNFMVGRLLPFKDKRMVGPFIFIDHMGPAHMAAGQNLDIPPHPHIGLSTLTYLFEGNVMHKDSLGTEVEIKAGQVNWMTAGKGIAHSERTPGYLRDTSKNLHGLQIWVALPKALEEMDPTFYHADTSDLPYWENDGIAYTLIAGNIMGKASPVPVYSPLYFLQLKNTHRQTVNIGQHLFGEAGLYILQGSIESEGTTFGPKELLVAKNNQLCEFTMADNTIIYFFGGEPFPEERFIFWNFVSSDYGRIEAAKQQWLAQNFAKVPGETGFVPLPGETDHLKHRV, encoded by the coding sequence ATGTCAAACATCAGCCTGATAATTGAAGAACGTCCGCGCAATATTGGTAACTTTATGGTTGGCCGCCTGCTGCCGTTTAAAGATAAAAGAATGGTGGGGCCTTTTATTTTTATCGACCATATGGGCCCTGCTCACATGGCTGCCGGCCAAAATTTAGATATTCCGCCGCATCCGCATATTGGCCTTTCAACCTTAACCTATCTTTTTGAGGGCAACGTAATGCATAAAGACAGCCTTGGCACCGAAGTTGAAATTAAGGCCGGCCAGGTAAACTGGATGACAGCCGGTAAAGGTATTGCACACTCGGAAAGAACACCCGGATATTTAAGAGATACCAGTAAAAACCTGCACGGCCTGCAAATATGGGTAGCCTTACCAAAAGCTTTAGAAGAAATGGACCCCACCTTTTACCATGCCGATACCAGCGATTTACCGTATTGGGAAAACGATGGTATAGCTTACACACTTATTGCAGGTAATATAATGGGTAAAGCCTCGCCGGTGCCGGTTTATAGTCCGCTTTATTTTTTACAATTGAAAAATACTCACCGGCAAACCGTAAACATTGGCCAACACCTGTTTGGCGAAGCCGGACTGTACATATTGCAAGGCAGTATTGAAAGCGAAGGCACTACCTTTGGCCCCAAAGAATTATTGGTAGCTAAAAACAACCAGCTGTGCGAATTTACGATGGCCGACAATACCATTATCTATTTTTTTGGTGGTGAGCCCTTCCCCGAAGAGCGGTTTATCTTCTGGAACTTTGTATCGTCAGACTATGGTAGGATAGAGGCAGCTAAACAACAATGGCTGGCGCAAAACTTTGCAAAAGTACCCGGCGAAACCGGCTTTGTTCCCTTACCGGGAGAGACCGACCATTTAAAGCACAGGGTTTAA
- a CDS encoding DUF4397 domain-containing protein: MKKVQQKLKRRAGIVGMICLLAASLSSCVKDHDYYNSNNSVDVTPAALISVIDASPDAPSLDFYLDANKANRSPIVYNDGLDYLAAYIGKRTATFYSAGTKTVVKSDTITLNANRYYTLYLANLASKPDYLLTRDTLVQPAAGMATIRLVNVSPDAPALDLGIRSGALLASNKTYRTYSSFVSIAAGTNYTVEVRQHSNSAVLSSLINIKLNAGSVYTIWAHGLIAGTGATLFSADIQKNAYYY; this comes from the coding sequence ATGAAAAAAGTTCAACAAAAATTAAAAAGGCGGGCAGGCATAGTCGGGATGATATGTTTGTTAGCTGCATCATTGTCTTCGTGCGTAAAAGATCACGACTACTACAACAGCAACAATAGTGTTGATGTTACACCGGCAGCTTTAATATCTGTAATAGATGCCTCACCGGATGCCCCATCTCTGGATTTTTACCTCGATGCTAACAAGGCCAACCGTTCGCCAATAGTTTATAACGACGGGTTAGATTACCTGGCCGCCTACATTGGCAAACGCACCGCAACATTTTATTCGGCGGGTACAAAAACCGTTGTTAAAAGCGATACCATAACCTTAAATGCAAATCGTTACTATACGCTTTACTTGGCAAACCTGGCCAGCAAACCCGATTATTTGCTTACCCGCGATACATTGGTGCAACCTGCAGCAGGCATGGCTACCATACGCCTGGTAAACGTTAGCCCCGATGCTCCTGCACTTGATCTGGGTATCCGGAGCGGCGCTTTGCTCGCTTCAAACAAAACTTACCGAACTTACTCGTCTTTTGTATCCATAGCGGCAGGTACCAATTACACGGTAGAGGTACGTCAGCACAGTAATTCGGCAGTATTATCAAGCCTTATTAATATTAAGCTCAACGCCGGGTCGGTATACACTATCTGGGCGCATGGTTTAATAGCAGGCACGGGCGCAACACTTTTTAGTGCCGATATACAAAAAAACGCTTATTACTATTGA
- a CDS encoding transglutaminase-like domain-containing protein encodes MKFNVSGKLTYDIKEHSTIILNIHAIRSAAQTVLRETFSIEPYHKSEELIPVQGENRYIRFEVPEPVVINIDYSALIDTSFKKITGSLLNDVPVMQLPPQVLPYLSPSRYCQSDKLYRFANSRFGKIDNAFERVLALTDWIFENVEYLSGSTNSETSAYDTVTEQAGVCRDFAHLGIALCRALSIPARYFTGYSYLLKPSDFHACFEAFLGNEWVLFDATKLAPLNGLVKIATGRDAADTAIATIFGNVVCTAISVSCELAEEKFKPFNYDRKKPRGLTYL; translated from the coding sequence ATGAAATTTAATGTTTCGGGTAAACTAACATATGATATAAAAGAACACTCAACCATTATCCTCAACATACATGCTATACGGTCGGCAGCCCAAACGGTGTTGCGGGAAACCTTTAGTATTGAACCTTACCATAAATCCGAAGAACTTATACCGGTACAAGGCGAAAACCGTTACATCAGGTTTGAAGTGCCCGAACCTGTGGTTATAAATATTGATTATAGCGCCCTTATTGATACTTCGTTTAAAAAAATAACCGGCAGCTTGCTCAATGATGTGCCGGTTATGCAGTTGCCGCCACAGGTACTACCTTATTTATCGCCAAGCAGGTATTGCCAGTCGGACAAGTTATACCGCTTTGCCAATAGCCGCTTTGGTAAAATAGATAACGCCTTTGAACGTGTACTTGCCCTTACCGACTGGATATTTGAAAACGTGGAATACCTAAGCGGATCTACCAATTCGGAAACATCGGCTTATGACACCGTTACCGAACAGGCCGGCGTTTGCCGCGATTTTGCCCATTTGGGTATTGCTTTGTGCAGAGCGTTATCTATCCCGGCAAGGTATTTTACGGGGTACTCCTATCTTTTAAAACCATCCGATTTTCACGCTTGTTTTGAAGCTTTTTTGGGTAACGAGTGGGTACTGTTTGATGCTACTAAACTGGCACCGCTTAACGGCCTGGTAAAAATAGCAACCGGGCGCGATGCTGCCGACACCGCTATTGCTACCATATTTGGCAACGTTGTATGCACAGCCATCTCGGTATCGTGCGAGTTAGCCGAAGAAAAATTTAAACCATTTAATTACGACAGGAAAAAACCACGCGGCCTAACCTATTTGTAG